A region of Clostridium acetobutylicum ATCC 824 DNA encodes the following proteins:
- a CDS encoding lactate utilization protein: MDEIKKWKNVCKAKKITETLNKRHFKASYVETLEEAKEKLISMIEEGSSVAIGGSTTLSQMGMVDVLRNGNYKFFDRYQNLPFDPDIVEIHRKSLTADYLITGTNAITENGELVNTDCTGNRVAPMIFGPKNVIIVAGINKIVENIDAALKRIREIAPMNSKRIKHETPCVETGFCVDCDCKKRICNFTTIIHNGIKFEGRIKIIIIADELGY, translated from the coding sequence ATGGATGAAATAAAAAAATGGAAAAATGTATGCAAAGCAAAAAAAATAACTGAAACTCTTAATAAAAGACACTTTAAAGCTTCTTACGTAGAAACTCTTGAAGAAGCTAAAGAAAAACTAATTTCAATGATTGAAGAAGGTTCAAGTGTTGCTATTGGAGGTTCTACCACCTTAAGCCAAATGGGAATGGTTGACGTCTTAAGAAACGGCAATTATAAGTTTTTTGACAGATATCAAAACCTCCCTTTTGATCCTGATATAGTAGAAATACATCGCAAATCTTTAACTGCAGATTACTTAATAACTGGAACTAACGCAATAACTGAAAATGGTGAACTAGTTAATACTGACTGTACTGGTAATAGAGTAGCTCCAATGATTTTTGGACCTAAAAACGTTATAATTGTAGCTGGAATAAATAAAATTGTAGAAAATATAGATGCTGCATTAAAAAGAATTCGTGAAATTGCTCCTATGAATTCAAAAAGAATAAAACACGAAACACCTTGTGTTGAGACGGGTTTTTGTGTAGACTGTGATTGTAAGAAAAGAATTTGTAACTTCACCACAATTATCCACAACGGAATAAAGTTTGAGGGAAGGATAAAAATTATAATAATAGCTGACGAGCTTGGATACTAA
- a CDS encoding MFS transporter has protein sequence MKEKIKLSNILGYSSINFLGSGAQGLMSAWLLFFYSSVCGINSVKAASIFAIARLIDAVGNPVLGFISDGFGKTKLGRRFGRRKPFIALGIIGIAIVFPLLWISGKSFIYYFVVNMIYEVSYTLVFVPGTTLPAEMTQDAAEKAKLIGGKQYCGNIANTITGFLTGFIFGSFGKTSTKSFWYIGLSWGIITTIALLFFIFNVYERDPKTAVYEDDAGSLIEVFKKLGIDLVSCMRNKAFRLHSVMWFLGSVYKQLAQGVLTFFAVYVLSLTTVAVSNVNGVSSLVSCIALLAYILLAYKIGAPKTFKLGIVIIFVSLLGYVYLVFTGHNSLTLTLFVVFSIINIVGKAAVDYIPTYQMGFIADIDEAITLKRREGVYNGINGLFGKLATSIESMVLGIGLGAFGFISTSAKAKHMPHQPHSAIVGISIVTIVFPLVLLTITWIAASRFKLTKENHKLLIDEVDRIKAGGSLNEVSPEAKTAVEALTGWKYEKCFGNNNVAYSNKKNTSGSLSV, from the coding sequence ATGAAAGAGAAAATAAAATTAAGCAATATACTCGGCTACTCAAGTATAAACTTTCTCGGAAGTGGCGCTCAAGGCTTAATGTCTGCATGGCTATTATTCTTTTATAGTAGTGTCTGTGGCATTAATTCAGTAAAAGCGGCATCAATATTTGCAATAGCACGGCTTATAGATGCTGTTGGTAACCCGGTACTTGGCTTTATAAGCGACGGTTTTGGTAAAACAAAACTTGGTAGGAGATTTGGTAGAAGAAAACCTTTTATCGCTCTCGGAATAATCGGAATAGCTATTGTTTTCCCTCTATTATGGATATCAGGCAAATCCTTTATCTATTACTTTGTAGTTAACATGATTTATGAAGTATCTTACACCTTAGTTTTTGTTCCTGGAACAACTCTTCCAGCTGAAATGACACAAGATGCTGCCGAAAAAGCAAAACTTATCGGTGGAAAACAATATTGTGGTAACATAGCAAATACTATTACTGGATTCTTAACAGGTTTTATATTTGGTTCCTTTGGAAAAACCTCTACTAAATCCTTTTGGTATATAGGTCTTAGTTGGGGAATTATAACTACAATTGCTTTACTATTCTTTATCTTTAACGTGTATGAGAGAGATCCAAAAACAGCTGTATACGAAGATGATGCTGGTTCTCTTATAGAAGTATTTAAAAAGCTTGGAATAGATTTAGTTTCATGTATGAGAAATAAAGCTTTCAGACTTCACTCCGTTATGTGGTTCTTGGGTAGTGTTTACAAACAACTTGCACAAGGTGTACTTACCTTCTTTGCAGTATATGTACTAAGCTTAACAACAGTTGCAGTATCAAACGTAAACGGTGTTTCTTCATTAGTTTCATGTATTGCATTATTAGCATATATATTACTTGCATACAAAATTGGTGCTCCTAAAACATTTAAACTAGGAATAGTAATAATCTTTGTATCACTTTTAGGTTATGTATACCTTGTATTTACAGGTCATAATTCGTTGACATTAACTTTATTTGTAGTGTTCTCAATAATTAATATTGTAGGTAAGGCTGCTGTTGACTACATTCCTACCTATCAGATGGGCTTTATTGCTGATATTGATGAAGCAATAACTCTAAAGAGAAGAGAAGGTGTATACAATGGTATCAATGGTTTATTTGGTAAACTTGCAACATCAATAGAATCAATGGTACTTGGTATTGGTTTAGGCGCTTTTGGTTTCATAAGTACAAGCGCAAAAGCAAAACATATGCCTCACCAGCCACACAGTGCAATAGTTGGAATATCTATAGTTACAATCGTATTCCCTCTTGTACTTCTTACAATAACTTGGATTGCTGCTTCAAGATTTAAGCTTACAAAAGAAAATCACAAATTATTAATAGATGAAGTAGACAGAATTAAAGCTGGTGGCTCATTAAATGAGGTATCTCCTGAAGCTAAAACAGCTGTTGAAGCACTAACTGGTTGGAAATACGAGAAATGTTTTGGAAACAACAACGTAGCTTACTCAAATAAAAAGAATACTTCTGGTTCTCTATCAGTGTAG
- a CDS encoding polysaccharide deacetylase family protein, which yields MNKIFKCFPDGKFKVLTMSYDDGKLSDKKLVSIFNKYGIKGTFHINSGLIGSYNRLTKAEIKTLYSGHEVSAHTLTHPTIARCPMEQVTKEILMDRENLEEIVGYPVRGLSYPNGSYNDSIRNLLKYLGIEYSRIVGNSDSFDLPSDFTAWKATCHHNHNLMEHAKEFVFLYKKQYLYMMYVWGHSYEFDRDNNWHLIENFCSYISNKDDIWYATNIEIVDYKNVLDNLKFSAKSDFVYNPSAKSAWITVNDEIVEIKGGTQLKLS from the coding sequence ATGAATAAAATTTTTAAATGTTTCCCAGACGGAAAATTTAAAGTCTTAACCATGAGCTATGATGATGGAAAGTTATCTGATAAAAAACTTGTGAGCATTTTTAATAAATATGGTATCAAGGGGACCTTTCACATAAACTCAGGACTTATCGGATCTTATAACCGTTTAACTAAGGCTGAAATCAAGACCTTATATAGTGGACATGAGGTTTCTGCCCACACTCTAACTCACCCTACAATTGCTAGATGTCCTATGGAACAAGTAACAAAAGAAATACTTATGGACAGGGAAAATTTAGAGGAAATTGTTGGATACCCCGTACGCGGTCTATCCTATCCTAACGGTTCGTACAATGATTCTATAAGAAACCTCCTTAAATATCTTGGTATAGAGTATTCAAGAATAGTTGGCAATTCTGATTCCTTTGATCTTCCTTCTGATTTTACAGCTTGGAAAGCTACCTGCCATCATAACCATAACTTGATGGAACATGCTAAGGAATTTGTTTTTCTATACAAAAAACAATATCTATACATGATGTATGTTTGGGGACACAGTTATGAATTTGATAGAGATAATAATTGGCATCTTATAGAAAACTTCTGCAGCTATATATCAAATAAGGACGATATTTGGTATGCAACAAACATCGAAATAGTAGACTACAAAAACGTACTTGATAATCTCAAATTTTCAGCAAAGAGTGATTTTGTTTACAATCCATCAGCAAAATCTGCTTGGATCACTGTAAACGATGAGATTGTAGAAATTAAAGGTGGTACGCAGTTAAAACTATCTTAA
- a CDS encoding glycoside hydrolase family 88/105 protein produces MQKYSKLMADSIIAKNITLTDHWGYEYGLTLDGIAKVYEWTKDKKYLDFIIKTMDTFINEDGTINGYKLEEYNIDHLNNGKILITLFKETGKEKYRKALINLRKQIDNHPRTKENVFWHKNIYPHQIWLDGLYMGATFYAKYVKEFGEEKEFDDITHQFIITEKNLKDNKTGLLYHAYDESKTEPWSNSETGLSPHFWGRAMGWYVMALADTIEVLPKNHKDRNALIKILNNCVTALLKVQDNASKVWYQVLDEGERKGNYLEASGSSMIVYALLKGVRLGYLPESLKETAKEAYKGLINEFILETKDGLINLNKICYVAGLGGKDKRDGSFAYYISEPIVSNEPKGLGPFLLASYEYETL; encoded by the coding sequence ATGCAAAAATATTCTAAATTAATGGCAGATTCCATTATAGCCAAAAACATAACTTTAACTGACCATTGGGGTTACGAATATGGATTGACTCTAGATGGAATTGCTAAAGTTTATGAATGGACAAAGGATAAGAAATACTTAGACTTTATCATTAAAACAATGGACACTTTTATAAATGAAGATGGAACAATAAACGGTTATAAATTAGAGGAATATAATATAGATCATCTTAATAACGGAAAAATACTAATAACTCTATTTAAGGAAACAGGCAAAGAAAAGTATAGAAAAGCTTTAATCAATCTAAGAAAACAAATAGATAATCATCCTAGAACTAAGGAAAACGTTTTTTGGCATAAAAATATTTATCCACACCAAATATGGTTAGATGGTTTATACATGGGAGCTACTTTTTACGCTAAATATGTAAAAGAATTTGGTGAAGAAAAGGAGTTCGATGATATAACTCATCAGTTTATAATAACTGAAAAAAATTTAAAGGATAATAAGACAGGCCTTCTCTATCATGCTTATGATGAATCTAAAACTGAACCTTGGTCAAACAGTGAAACTGGACTATCACCTCACTTCTGGGGAAGAGCTATGGGCTGGTATGTTATGGCCTTAGCTGATACAATTGAAGTTTTACCTAAAAATCACAAGGATAGAAATGCCTTAATAAAAATATTAAATAATTGTGTAACCGCTTTACTTAAAGTTCAGGATAATGCCAGCAAAGTATGGTATCAAGTTTTAGATGAAGGCGAAAGAAAAGGAAATTACTTAGAAGCTTCTGGTTCTTCCATGATAGTTTATGCATTACTTAAAGGAGTAAGGCTAGGATATCTACCTGAATCTCTTAAAGAGACAGCAAAAGAAGCTTACAAAGGACTTATAAATGAATTTATCTTAGAAACAAAGGACGGACTTATAAACCTAAATAAAATTTGCTATGTAGCCGGTCTTGGTGGTAAAGACAAAAGAGATGGAAGCTTTGCTTATTATATAAGTGAACCAATAGTAAGTAATGAACCAAAAGGCTTAGGGCCATTCTTACTTGCATCTTACGAATACGAAACACTTTAA